CTCATTATTGGCAAAAAGCTCTCGCCGTATGCCCTATTGTCCATATCGGGCCTGCTGGCAGCGTCTGATCAGGCTGTAAAGTGGCTGGTGCAGCAATCAATGGCCTATGGCGAGTATGTTTCGGTGACCCCGTTCTTTAACTGGGTGCACCTATGGAACACCGGTGCCGCATTTAGTCTTTTTGCAAATGGTGGAGGCTGGCAGCGCTACTTTTTTATCGGAATCGCGGTAGTGGTCTCGATTTTTCTGATCAAGCTGATCCTTGAAAATCGTCATAAAGGAGAAGCCATCGCTTACAGTCTTATCCTCGGTGGCGCCATGGGCAACCTGATTGACCGGGTCTTTCGCGGCTATGTTGTGGATTCCTTTGATTTCTATTGGCGAGACTGGCATTGGCCGGCCTTCAACCTGGCTGATATTGCAATTGTCCTCGGTGCCTTACTTTTCGTTTCCAGCAGCTTGTTGGGTAAAAAAGCAAACACCAATGCCGAGCCGGATGGATCTGACTGACACCTACGCCTATACAACACCATGACCGAACTTCCCGACAACATCCTTCACCTGCTGCAATACCAAGTACTGGGCTGCAAATCAACCGACGACGAAATGCACTTCCAGGTGGACGTGCCCGATCCCATCGCCTGCGAGGAATGCGGCGTGCAGGGTGAGTTCGTACGGTTCGGCAAGCGTGACGTTCCCTATCGTGATCTGCCCATCCACGGCAAGCGGGTCACTCTCTGGGTGGTCCGCCGCCGATACACCTGCCGGGCCTGCAAGACAACATTCAGGCCCCAGCTACCGGAGATGGTGGACGGATTCCGTATGACACTGCGGCTGCATGAGTACGTGGAGAAGGAATCCTTCAACCACCCCTACACCTTTGTGGCGGCACAGACCGGCCTGGACGAGAAGACGGTGCGCGACATCTTCAACGCCCGCGCCGAGTTCCTGGGGCGCTGGCACCGCTTCGAGACGCCCCGCATCCTGGGCATTGACGAGCTATACCTGAACAAGCGCTACCGCTGCATTCTGACCAACATTGAGGAGCGAACCCTGCTCGACCTGCTGGCCACCCGCCGCCAGGACGTGGTGACCAACTACCTGATGAAGCTGAAAGACCGGCAGAAGGTCGAGATCGTCAGCATGGACATGTGGAACCCTTACCGGGCAGCGGTCCAGGCCGTGCTGCCACAGGCCCGCATCGTGGTCGATAAGTTTCATGTGGTGCGCATGGCCAACGATGCCCTGGAAAAGGTGCGCAAGGGTCTCAGGAAGGAGCTGAAGCCCTCCCAGAGCCGAACCCTAAAGGGAGACCGGAAAATCCTGCTGAAACGCGCTCACGAAGTCTCAGACCGAGAACAGCTCATCATGGAGACCTGGACAGGCGCATTCCCGCAACTGCTGGCTGCCTACGAGCACAAGGAACGCTTCTACGACATCTGGGACGCCGCCACACGACCCCAGGCAGAAGCCGCTCTGGACGACTGGATAGCCACCATCCCGAAGGGCCAGAAGGAAGTCTGGAGCGATCTGGTCAGAGCTGTGGGCAACTGGCGCGAACAGATCATGACCTACTTCGAGACGGACATGCCAGTCACCAACGCTTACA
This genomic stretch from Ketobacter sp. MCCC 1A13808 harbors:
- the lspA gene encoding signal peptidase II, with product MLIIGKKLSPYALLSISGLLAASDQAVKWLVQQSMAYGEYVSVTPFFNWVHLWNTGAAFSLFANGGGWQRYFFIGIAVVVSIFLIKLILENRHKGEAIAYSLILGGAMGNLIDRVFRGYVVDSFDFYWRDWHWPAFNLADIAIVLGALLFVSSSLLGKKANTNAEPDGSD
- a CDS encoding ISL3 family transposase; translation: MTELPDNILHLLQYQVLGCKSTDDEMHFQVDVPDPIACEECGVQGEFVRFGKRDVPYRDLPIHGKRVTLWVVRRRYTCRACKTTFRPQLPEMVDGFRMTLRLHEYVEKESFNHPYTFVAAQTGLDEKTVRDIFNARAEFLGRWHRFETPRILGIDELYLNKRYRCILTNIEERTLLDLLATRRQDVVTNYLMKLKDRQKVEIVSMDMWNPYRAAVQAVLPQARIVVDKFHVVRMANDALEKVRKGLRKELKPSQSRTLKGDRKILLKRAHEVSDREQLIMETWTGAFPQLLAAYEHKERFYDIWDAATRPQAEAALDDWIATIPKGQKEVWSDLVRAVGNWREQIMTYFETDMPVTNAYTESINRLAKDKNREGRGYSFEVMRARMLYTTKHKKKAPTAKVSPFYKKTIGYGLPDFAEELNYGVDLSTI